The Haliaeetus albicilla chromosome 19, bHalAlb1.1, whole genome shotgun sequence genome has a segment encoding these proteins:
- the CCDC77 gene encoding coiled-coil domain-containing protein 77 — protein sequence MSATDCSPGSSPRSRRLATPHVSSRYASSRSPSQQDFTPLPSINERLAFLRPSRELLEYYRKKIDDFDEEHEDLVKRLERYKETYDEQHKLQWEVHQREEEIAELQKALSDMQVYLFQEREHILRLYSENDRLKIRELEDRKKIQHLLALVGTDRGEVTYFHKEPPHKVTVLQRPAKSRESHERNDTSRTGTKRSTSKPAAKGEKPEGPERYQRDNQTLLLQVEALQAQIEEQTRLSKEQVEALLEDRRIHMEEAQLQHQRDQDKIKTITDKLHKTQNLLYESTRDFLQLKFDARANEKAWMAEKDSLLRKLDKYLDQFTISREPGREKKQRDTKKMLRADDGAWKLHSREIKSLQEQLVQERHLSNMYREQCVTLEGELARIREEGDVGRELFKERSEKMGKRLKLMTQRYEALEKRRNMEVEGFKNDIKQLRQKLKDVEKQLFMVTLNIGPDQDLAILHEVRQGNRLTRKIQGELKNLKAKIYGLENELRVC from the exons ATGAGCGCGACGGACTGCTCTCCGGGGAGCTCCCCTCGCTCCAGAAG GCTTGCAACCCCCCATGTCTCATCCAGATATGCTAGTTCTCGGTCTCCGAGTCAGCAGGACTTTACTCCTCTCCCTTCAATCAATGAGCGCTTGGCCTTTCTCCGGCCCTCCCGGGAGCTGCTGGAATACTACCGCAAGAAGATTGATGACTTTGATGAGGAACATGAGGATTTGGTGAAAAGGCTGGAGAGATACAAAGAAACGTATGATGAGCAG CACAAATTGCAATGGGAAGTACATCAGCGAGAAGAGGAGATTGCGGAGTTGCAAAAGGCTTTGAGTGATATGCAAGTCTACCTCTTCCAGGAGAGGGAACACATCCTTCGTCTTTACTCAGAGAATGACCGGCTGAAAATCAG GGAACTGgaggatagaaaaaaaattcaacatcTCCTGGCTTTAGTGGGAACAGACAGAGGAGAAGTTACATATTTTCACAAGGAGCCTCCACATAAG GTTACTGTTCTGCAAAGGCCAGCTAAATCCAGAGAGTCACATGAACGAAATGATACTTCTAGAACAG GCACCAAGAGGAGCActtcaaaaccagcagcaaaaggaGAGAAACCAGAAGGTCCTGAGAGATATCAGAGAGATAATCAAACACTTCTACTTCAG GTGGAGGCCCTGCAAGCTCAGATAGAAGAACAGACACGATTATCCAAGGAACAGGTTGAGGCACTACTAGAGGACAGGCGGATTCACATGGAGGAAGCCCAGCTCCAGCATCAGAGGGACCAGGACAAGATCAAAACTATAACAGATAA ACTCCATAAGACCCAAAATCTCTTATATGAGAGTACCCGTGACTTTCTTCAGCTCAAGTTTGATGCCCGAGCCAATGAGAAAGCATGGATGGCAGAGAAGGACAGTCTGCTGAGGAAACTTGACAAATATCTGGATCAGTTTACTATCAGTAGGGAgccaggaagagagaagaagcaGAGAGATACCAAGAAGATGCTTCGAGCAGATGATGGAGCTTGGAAACTccacagcagagaaataaag TCACTGCAAGAACAGCTAGTGCAGGAACGGCACCTATCAAACATGTATAGAGAGCAGTGTGTCACCCTGGAAGGTGAGCTGGCTAGGATTCGTGAGGAGGGAGATGTTGGCAGAGAACTCTTTAAG GAACGCTCAGAAAAGATGGGGAAGCGCCTGAAGCTGATGACTCAGCGATATGAAGCCTTGGAAAAGCGTCGTAATATGGAAGTGGAAGGCTTCAAGAATGACATTAAACAGCTTCGGCAGAAGTTGAAAGATGTAGAGAAGCAGCTTTTTATG gTGACTCTGAATATTGGACCAGACCAGGATCTTGCAATTCTCCATGAGGTCCGCCAAGGAAACAGACTAACCCGTAAAATTCAAGGAGAACtaaaaaacttaaaagcaaaaatctatGGCTTAGAGAATGAACTACGGGTCTGCTGA